In one Diabrotica virgifera virgifera chromosome 7, PGI_DIABVI_V3a genomic region, the following are encoded:
- the LOC126887696 gene encoding uncharacterized protein LOC126887696: MDACGRKVLDVVEAIRNLKWVFIDNADKFEYEAERAVIRTRRYTVEECNEEATKYHKGARICEDYLSDVICMCCFLKKIKNLGLTDFLNDLKDVLPTEDEGFSFQNNISLKLEEFMKKIKELKEKIKQFEDKQIMFKSFSKLHLRTPISKPYTM; encoded by the exons ATGGATGCGTGTGGTAGAAAAGTACTCGATGTCGTTGAAGCAATTAGAAACCTGAAATGGGTTTTTATTGACAATGCGGATAAGTTTGAGTACGAAGCCGAGCGAGCTGTTATAAGAACAAGAAGGTACACGGTAGAAGAGTGTAACGAAGAAGCTACCAAATACCACAAGGGAGCAAGAATATGTGAAGACTATCTCTCTGACGTAATATGCATGTGttgctttttaaaaaaaataaaaaatctaggGCTGACTGATTTCTTAAATGACCTAAAAGATGTTCTACCTACTGAAGATGAAGGG ttttCATTTCAAAACAACATATCGTTAAAATTGGAGGAATTTATGAAAAAGATCAAGGAActaaaggaaaaaataaaacaatttgaagataaacaaataatgttTAAGTCTTTTAGTAAACTGCACTTAAGGACACCCATAAGTAAACCGTACACTATGTAA
- the LOC126888648 gene encoding uncharacterized protein LOC126888648: MYGKRARSNNITMPPIFDIYRKPIFDESIRKAEYRTYAPFIKSFNCNDIVEFSINQVDSFFAMSETLLCIKGSLEITGNGGVKLANNVGAFLFDSCTYSESAREMETVRDPGIVSAVRAMTCYTQEDSNYMVMAGWNYPKDPILNAADHSFSIQMPLKHVFNIFNDYPLITCGRQTIRLVRARNDNDCIVITEKQNADKTTTVTTAKINITNIELRVKHIFPNDDIKLELMKSIQQDQPIVIPFRKWELHELPAITRGARREVWAVKTSTSVERPRYVIVFFQTNKRDKITADPTLFDNVNIQSIRLSLNGEYWPNERMQLDFSKTDYNEAYFNYTEFYPSYIHSQQKRPLLDFSAFKNRALFVIDCSKQEESMKASTVDVKLDIEANNGFPDNTKAYCIIIHDCVMEYFPLTEIVKSLN; the protein is encoded by the coding sequence ATGTATGGAAAGAGAGCGCGTTCAAACAACATCACAATGCCTccaatatttgatatttatcGTAAGCCAATATTTGATGAATCGATTCGAAAGGCTGAATACCGAACTTATGCACCATTCATCAAATCATTCAACTGCAATGATATTGTCGAATTTAGCATTAATCAAGTTGACTCGTTTTTTGCAATGAGCGAAACCTTGTTATGCATTAAAGGATCACTCGAAATAACTGGAAATGGTGGCGTCAAACTAGCAAATAATGTGGGTGCCTTCCTTTTCGATTCGTGTACGTACAGCGAAAGCGCAAGGGAGATGGAAACAGTGCGGGATCCTGGCATCGTAAGTGCTGTACGTGCCATGACATGTTATACGCAAGAAGATTCTAATTATATGGTTATGGCTGGATGGAATTACCCTAAGGATCCAATTCTAAACGCTGCAGATCATTCATTCAGCATACAGATGCCTCTTAAGCATGTTTTCAACATTTTTAATGATTATCCATTGATTACGTGTGGTCGTCAAACAATAAGACTAGTTCGAGCTCGAAATGATAACGATTGCATAgttattacagaaaaacaaaacgcTGACAAAACTACAACTGTTACAACCGCTAAGATTAACATTACCAATATTGAGCTTAGAGTGAAGCACATATTCCCCAATGATGATATTAAATTGGAACTCATGAAATCTATTCAACAAGATCAACCTATAGTTATTCCGTTTAGAAAGTGGGAATTACATGAATTACCTGCTATTACGAGAGGTGCCAGGCGTGAAGTTTGGGCTGTTAAAACTAGCACATCAGTTGAAAGACCTCGTTATGTTATTGTTTTCTTTCAAACCAACAAACGCGACAAGATTACAGCTGATCCTACTTTATTTGACAATGTCAACATCCAAAGTATTAGATTATCGTTAAATGGAGAATACTGGCCAAACGAGAGAATGCAATTGGATTTTAGCAAAACCGATTACAATGAAGCCTATTTTAACTATACCGAATTTTATCCTAGCTACATACATTCCCAACAAAAACGACCTCTACTCGATTTCTCAGCTTTTAAGAATCGTGCATTGTTCGTTATCGATTGTTCGAAACAAGAAGAAAGCATGAAAGCATCCACCGTTGACGTAAAACTCGATATTGAAGCGAATAACGGTTTTCCCGACAATACCAAGGCCTATTGTATTATTATTCACGACTGTGTAATGGAGTACTTCCCTCTCaccgaaattgtaaaaagtctAAATTAG
- the LOC126888647 gene encoding matrix metalloproteinase-16-like → MALVEFQERYNLPVTGTLNNDTMNMMMNKPRCSVGDNNYAIHSKWNKTTLSWYFPQAVSNPVYIHLAEDAFVRWEKISNLKFKRVIIPSSKPDITITVVSNNHSFRASCQGTSKCPFNFDGPGKVLAHAYYPGVNDCIEIHLDANERWYAGNGRAPDGEANFLAVLLHEIGHTLGLEHSNSDSSIMYPWYQQDVTSFGDDDKKAMSRLYGQTEAPTSMSTAPVTQTTLSKNRIYLPTTPAIKNICLLQYPDFMFLATSPQFPNYRMYVGSDKYLWKFDLNEMRLPQHPELITDYLPKELRFTQVSHVFQNSEGHLITVSNNRYYDASFPNLQLQKSFMFPSIPTRTKINALFQTNSGQTYLLYNDNSYIEFNEAGDVLNRGPINDLFPGIPNKITSAFRYTDGFIYFFQNNTYYKYSEYTRKVVAAGTFSWGLFGIPCPEDGLLKQLKTLLNKIVTIYE, encoded by the coding sequence ATGGCCTTAGTTGAATTTCAAGAAAGATACAATCTTCCGGTGACCGGAACATTAAATAATGATACTATGAATATGATGATGAATAAGCCTCGATGTTCTGTTGGCGACAATAACTATGCAATTCATTCGAAGTGGAATAAAACGACATTAAGTTGGTATTTTCCTCAAGCTGTTAGTAATCCAGTTTATATACATCTTGCTGAAGACGCTTTCGTTAGATGGGAGAAAATATCTAATTTAAAGTTTAAACGAGTAATAATACCTTCTTCAAAGCCGGATATTACTATAACTGTGGTGTCAAATAATCATAGTTTTCGAGCAAGTTGTCAAGGAACCTCTAAATGCCCATTTAATTTCGATGGTCCTGGAAAAGTATTAGCTCACGCATACTATCCTGGCGTAAACGATTGCATCGAAATCCATCTTGATGCCAATGAACGGTGGTATGCAGGAAATGGCAGAGCTCCTGATGGTGAAGCCAATTTTTTGGCTGTCCTACTGCATGAAATTGGTCATACCCTTGGACTAGAACATAGTAATAGCGATTCGTCTATTATGTATCCTTGGTATCAACAAGATGTGACAAGTTTTGGTGATGATGATAAAAAGGCAATGAGCAGGCTATATGGACAAACAGAAGCCCCCACATCGATGTCAACAGCCCCAGTTACGCAAACAACACTTTCGAAAAATAGGATCTATTTGCCGACAACACCTGCAATAAAAAACATCTGTCTACTTCAGTATCCCGATTTCATGTTTCTAGCTACATCTCCACAGTTTCCAAATTATCGCATGTACGTTGGGTCTGACAAATATTTATGGAAGTTTGATTTAAATGAGATGCGTCTTCCACAACATCCAGAATTAATTACTGATTATCTCCCTAAAGAGTTGAGGTTTACGCAAGTTTCACATGTTTTTCAGAATTCCGAGGGACACTTAATAACTGTAAGCAATAATCGGTATTACGACGCATCTTTCCCTAATTTACAACTTCAAAAAAGTTTTATGTTTCCTTCTATACCTACGAGAACCAAAATAAATGCCTTATTTCAAACAAACAGCGGTCAAACATATTTATTGTACAATGATAATTCATACATTGAATTTAATGAAGCTGGAGATGTCTTAAACCGCGGCCCAATAAATGATCTCTTCCCCGGAATACCAAATAAAATAACATCAGCATTCCGGTACACGGATGGGTTTATTTACTTTTTTCAAAACAATACCTATTATAAGTACAGCGAATACACACGTAAAGTTGTAGCAGCAGGAACGTTCAGTTGGGGGCTTTTTGGGATACCCTGCCCTGAAGACGGtctattaaaacaattaaaaactttgttaaacaaAATTGTAACTATATACGAATAA